One Paenibacillus sp. FSL W8-0186 genomic window carries:
- a CDS encoding APC family permease, translating into MSIKRLLIGRPLKSTELGEQKLNKKKALAILSSDALSSVAYGPEQILLVLVTVSTAAFWYSIPIGVGVLVLLTALILSYRQIIFAYPHGGGAYVVSKQNLGIFPGLIAGGSLLVDYILTVAVSVSAGTDAITSAFPSLHEHKVIIAVVFVILLTLLNLRGVTESATILAYPVYLFVMALFLLIAVGLYNIAMGHVPPELHAPVGTPVAGMTLFLILRAFASGSSALTGVEAISNAIPNFKEPAPNNAAKTLLAMGTLLAILFSGIVFLAYYYGIAPHPEKTVVSQIAEHTFGRNAVYYFIQGTTALILILAANTGYSAFPLLAVNLANDRFIPRMFTVRGDRLGYSNGIISLGLLSIILIIAFQGQTEQLIPLYAVGVFIPFTLSQTGIMMKWIREKPTGWVPKLIINSIGALISLTVSLVFFLTKFTRVWPVLIFLPLIVWMFYRIKKHYEAVGDQLRLTTCEPAVPITGNVIILPVSGITHVVDHSLNYAKSLSPDQIIAVYIPFEREDIARFEEKWNRWRPDVRLVTLYSPYRSIITPLGKFIDTVHRKASENDYQVTVIIPQFIPKKGWHNFLHNQTSLMIRTYLLYRKDVIITTVPYHLKK; encoded by the coding sequence ATGTCAATCAAAAGACTGTTGATTGGGCGGCCGTTGAAATCGACGGAATTAGGGGAACAAAAGCTGAATAAGAAGAAGGCGCTGGCCATTCTTTCATCCGATGCTTTATCGTCGGTAGCCTACGGACCGGAGCAAATATTGCTCGTGCTGGTTACCGTCAGTACAGCGGCCTTTTGGTATTCGATCCCGATCGGGGTCGGCGTATTGGTATTATTGACTGCTCTTATTTTATCCTATCGGCAAATTATTTTTGCATACCCTCACGGCGGGGGAGCCTACGTCGTTTCCAAGCAGAATCTGGGGATCTTTCCCGGCCTGATTGCCGGCGGTTCCCTGCTGGTCGATTATATTCTGACCGTTGCCGTCAGCGTGTCTGCGGGGACGGATGCGATCACGTCGGCTTTTCCAAGCCTGCACGAGCATAAGGTCATCATCGCAGTTGTGTTTGTCATTCTCCTCACCTTGCTGAATTTACGGGGTGTTACCGAATCCGCTACGATTCTGGCTTATCCCGTGTATTTATTCGTTATGGCTTTATTCCTGCTGATTGCCGTAGGGCTATACAATATTGCGATGGGCCATGTCCCGCCGGAGCTGCATGCGCCGGTCGGCACGCCTGTGGCCGGCATGACCTTGTTCTTGATCCTGCGCGCTTTTGCCTCGGGAAGCTCGGCCTTGACCGGGGTAGAGGCGATTTCCAACGCCATCCCGAATTTTAAGGAGCCCGCGCCGAATAATGCGGCCAAAACGCTGCTGGCGATGGGAACCCTGCTTGCAATTCTGTTCTCGGGCATTGTATTTCTGGCCTATTATTACGGGATTGCGCCTCATCCGGAGAAGACGGTCGTCTCGCAAATTGCCGAGCATACCTTCGGCAGAAATGCTGTGTACTATTTTATCCAAGGCACGACGGCTTTGATCTTGATCCTGGCAGCCAATACGGGGTATTCAGCTTTTCCGCTGCTGGCTGTGAACCTCGCCAACGACCGGTTCATTCCAAGAATGTTCACGGTACGGGGCGACCGGCTGGGTTATTCCAATGGCATTATCAGCCTGGGATTGCTATCTATCATCTTGATTATTGCCTTCCAGGGGCAGACGGAGCAGCTTATCCCGCTGTATGCAGTTGGCGTGTTCATTCCGTTCACGCTATCGCAGACAGGGATCATGATGAAATGGATTCGCGAGAAGCCGACGGGCTGGGTCCCTAAGCTGATTATTAATTCCATCGGCGCTCTGATCTCCTTAACAGTTTCACTTGTATTCTTTTTGACAAAATTTACACGAGTCTGGCCGGTACTGATCTTCTTGCCATTGATCGTTTGGATGTTTTATCGGATCAAGAAGCATTATGAAGCGGTGGGCGATCAGCTGCGGCTAACAACCTGCGAGCCGGCGGTACCTATCACGGGGAACGTCATTATTTTGCCTGTATCGGGAATTACGCACGTCGTTGACCATTCCCTGAATTACGCGAAATCTTTGTCGCCGGATCAGATCATCGCTGTGTATATTCCGTTCGAGAGAGAGGATATCGCCCGTTTTGAGGAGAAATGGAATCGTTGGCGGCCGGACGTCAGGCTGGTCACGCTGTACTCCCCTTATCGAAGCATCATTACGCCGCTGGGCAAATTCATCGACACGGTACACCGGAAAGCGAGCGAGAACGATTACCAGGTGACGGTCATCATTCCCCAGTTCATTCCGAAGAAGGGCTGGCACAACTTCCTGCATAACCAGACCAGCTTAATGATCCGCACCTACCTGCTCTACCGCAAGGATGTCATCATCACAACAGTGCCTTATCACTTGAAAAAATAA